Proteins co-encoded in one Bacillus sp. FSL H8-0547 genomic window:
- a CDS encoding pyruvate, water dikinase regulatory protein: MYNRHVYVVSDSVGETAELVIKAAISQFNGYAADTKIKRIPYVEDLGTIKEIIAHAKLEQAIVCFTLVVPELRQGLIEEADAQGVVYYDIIGPLIDKMESAYGISAKYEPGRVRKLDEDYFKKVEAIEFAVKYDDGRDPRGIMKADIILVGVSRTSKTPLSQYLAHKRFKVANVPLVPEVEPPEELFKVSPQKCIGLKISPDKLNDIRKERLISLGLNDKAIYANIDRIKVELEYFEKIIDRIGCQVIDVSNKAVEETANMIQNIMNKYN; the protein is encoded by the coding sequence ATGTACAATCGTCATGTCTATGTTGTTTCGGATTCTGTCGGAGAAACGGCTGAACTGGTCATCAAAGCTGCGATCAGCCAGTTCAACGGGTACGCTGCAGACACCAAAATCAAGCGGATTCCCTATGTAGAGGATCTTGGAACGATTAAAGAGATTATCGCTCATGCAAAGCTTGAACAGGCTATTGTCTGCTTTACCCTTGTTGTGCCTGAACTAAGGCAGGGACTGATTGAGGAAGCGGATGCACAGGGCGTCGTTTATTACGATATTATCGGACCGCTCATTGATAAAATGGAATCTGCGTACGGCATCTCAGCCAAATATGAGCCGGGTAGAGTCAGAAAACTTGATGAAGATTACTTCAAAAAAGTTGAGGCAATTGAATTTGCCGTAAAATACGATGATGGAAGAGATCCAAGGGGCATAATGAAAGCGGATATCATCCTTGTCGGTGTGTCAAGAACGTCGAAAACGCCTTTGTCCCAGTATCTGGCGCACAAACGGTTTAAAGTGGCCAATGTTCCGCTCGTTCCGGAAGTTGAACCGCCTGAAGAGCTGTTTAAAGTTTCGCCGCAAAAATGCATCGGACTGAAAATAAGCCCGGACAAGTTAAACGATATCAGAAAAGAACGGCTCATTTCACTGGGGCTGAATGACAAAGCGATCTACGCCAACATTGACAGGATCAAGGTGGAGCTTGAATACTTCGAAAAGATCATCGACAGGATAGGCTGCCAGGTGATTGATGTTTCAAATAAAGCGGTAGAAGAGACAGCCAACATGATCCAGAACATCATGAACAAATACAATTAA
- a CDS encoding YqzL family protein has product MLDFTWKVFIQTGNIDTYLLFKEMEKDTGDGPDLHDHEVTEADFPIS; this is encoded by the coding sequence ATGCTTGATTTTACCTGGAAAGTGTTCATTCAGACAGGTAATATTGATACCTATCTTCTTTTTAAGGAAATGGAAAAAGATACTGGTGACGGACCCGATTTACATGATCATGAGGTGACAGAAGCGGACTTTCCAATTTCGTGA
- the dnaG gene encoding DNA primase: MANRIPDELIDQIQKSADIVDVVGEYVQLKKQGRNHFGLCPFHGEKSPSFSVSHDKQIYHCFGCGAGGNVFSFLMQIEGLSFVEAAGSLADRLNIELPDHIHSAQPKDANSEDEKMIEAHELLKKFYHHLLVNTKEGQEALDYLTGRGFDKETIEQFEIGYSLDSWDFAAKFLTKRGYSPEMMERAGLLVKKNNSDSYLDRFRNRIMFPILDHTGRTIAFSGRVLGKEQPKYLNSPETPIFNKSKVLYNFHQARVHIRKNQQAVLFEGFADVISAVRSNVPNAIATMGTSLTEAQAKIIKRNAGDVIICYDSDSAGLEATLRASRTLAAAGCKMRVAALPHGTDPDDYIRTHGAEKFRQDVIGASITLMAFKMQMFRKGKNLHDEGQRLQYIEDIVRELSLLDNPVEIELYLKQLSEEFSLSMDVLKSRVLDQKGSRQREPKKEQAAPAPPKTETRKPQQKRLLKAYHNAERLLIAHMLRNKEIAQKVLDRVGLQFNIEEHRAIITYLYAYYEEGFEANVSSFLRRLPDHKLHQVVSDIAMLSVNEEISERELSDYIKQVLNHQNWLMIKEKESEKHDAERKKDFVKAAGIAMEIIKLKQSLK, encoded by the coding sequence ATGGCAAATCGTATTCCTGACGAACTTATTGATCAGATTCAGAAGTCTGCAGATATCGTGGATGTTGTAGGCGAATATGTTCAATTGAAAAAGCAGGGGCGAAATCATTTTGGTCTCTGTCCTTTTCATGGAGAAAAATCTCCATCATTTTCTGTCTCGCATGATAAGCAGATCTACCACTGTTTTGGATGCGGCGCCGGCGGAAATGTGTTCTCCTTTCTGATGCAGATAGAAGGGCTTTCCTTTGTGGAGGCGGCCGGATCTTTAGCAGACAGGCTGAACATAGAACTGCCGGATCATATTCATTCCGCCCAGCCAAAAGACGCAAACAGCGAAGATGAAAAAATGATTGAAGCTCATGAACTGCTGAAAAAGTTTTATCATCACCTGCTCGTAAACACGAAAGAAGGCCAGGAAGCTCTTGATTATCTGACTGGCAGAGGCTTCGATAAGGAAACAATCGAACAGTTTGAAATCGGCTACTCGCTTGATTCTTGGGATTTTGCTGCGAAATTCCTGACCAAACGCGGATACAGTCCCGAAATGATGGAACGAGCCGGACTGCTTGTTAAGAAGAACAATTCTGATTCCTATCTTGACCGCTTCAGAAACAGAATTATGTTCCCGATCCTTGACCATACCGGGAGAACAATCGCTTTCTCCGGCAGAGTGCTCGGCAAGGAACAGCCGAAATATCTGAACAGCCCGGAAACCCCGATTTTTAATAAGAGCAAGGTCCTTTACAATTTTCATCAGGCAAGAGTACATATACGCAAAAATCAGCAGGCCGTTTTATTCGAAGGTTTTGCCGATGTGATATCTGCCGTCCGTTCAAATGTGCCGAATGCGATTGCCACAATGGGAACATCGCTTACAGAGGCCCAGGCAAAAATCATCAAAAGAAATGCTGGAGATGTTATCATATGCTATGACTCTGATTCTGCAGGCCTGGAAGCAACGCTCAGGGCTTCTAGAACACTTGCTGCCGCAGGATGCAAAATGCGGGTAGCCGCCCTGCCTCATGGTACAGACCCTGATGACTACATCCGGACACACGGAGCTGAAAAGTTCAGGCAGGATGTAATAGGGGCAAGCATTACGCTTATGGCATTTAAGATGCAGATGTTCAGAAAAGGCAAAAACCTGCATGATGAAGGACAAAGGCTGCAATACATCGAAGATATAGTAAGAGAGCTGAGTCTTCTTGACAATCCTGTTGAAATTGAGCTTTATCTGAAACAGCTGTCTGAAGAATTTTCACTCTCCATGGATGTTTTGAAAAGCCGCGTGCTAGATCAAAAAGGCAGCAGGCAGCGTGAGCCGAAAAAAGAGCAGGCTGCGCCGGCACCTCCAAAAACGGAGACAAGGAAACCGCAGCAAAAGCGCCTTCTGAAAGCTTATCATAACGCCGAAAGGCTGCTCATTGCCCACATGCTGAGAAACAAAGAAATCGCCCAAAAAGTGCTGGACAGGGTGGGGCTGCAGTTTAATATTGAGGAACACAGAGCCATTATTACTTACTTATATGCTTATTACGAAGAGGGCTTTGAAGCAAATGTAAGCTCCTTTCTAAGGAGACTGCCTGATCATAAGCTTCATCAAGTGGTTTCAGATATCGCCATGCTTTCCGTCAATGAAGAAATTTCTGAGCGGGAGCTGTCAGATTATATCAAACAGGTGTTGAATCACCAAAATTGGTTAATGATAAAAGAAAAAGAATCTGAAAAGCACGATGCAGAACGCAAAAAGGATTTTGTCAAAGCTGCCGGCATTGCCATGGAAATTATTAAGCTGAAGCAAAGCCTTAAGTAG
- a CDS encoding YaiI/YqxD family protein, with amino-acid sequence MQIIVDADACPVKQEIADLAAVHGVRALFIASYNHQSSTTYGCDWVYVDTGKEAADLYIVNHTSRHDTVVTQDIGLAGLLLKKGVTVITPRGIELTEDSIETALQFRYLSAKERRSGNHTKGPKKFTGADREHFVRTLQKILSKDAGISD; translated from the coding sequence ATGCAGATTATTGTCGACGCAGATGCGTGTCCGGTTAAACAGGAGATTGCTGATCTGGCTGCAGTGCACGGGGTACGCGCCCTGTTTATTGCTTCCTACAATCATCAGTCATCAACTACATATGGATGCGACTGGGTATACGTGGACACAGGAAAAGAAGCTGCTGATTTATACATTGTTAATCACACCTCGAGGCACGATACAGTTGTGACTCAGGACATCGGTCTTGCAGGGCTTCTCCTTAAAAAAGGGGTTACAGTTATCACACCCCGGGGTATAGAACTTACAGAAGATTCGATTGAAACAGCTCTTCAGTTCAGGTATCTTTCCGCAAAGGAACGGCGAAGCGGGAATCATACGAAAGGACCGAAAAAGTTTACCGGAGCAGACCGGGAGCATTTTGTCCGCACCCTTCAAAAGATTTTGTCGAAAGATGCAGGAATTAGTGATTAA
- the cccA gene encoding cytochrome c550 translates to MNRNPLIPFALVAVIGIGLMFFLSIKGLGDMKEMAGEGKEEDKSGEVANASPEEIYKQNCISCHGENYEGGAGPALKGVGDKLGVDGIKDTIKNGRGAMPAGLVPDEKLDEMAKWVSEIK, encoded by the coding sequence ATGAATCGCAATCCGCTCATTCCATTTGCTCTAGTTGCCGTAATCGGAATCGGCCTTATGTTTTTCTTATCCATCAAGGGGCTCGGCGATATGAAGGAAATGGCTGGTGAAGGAAAAGAAGAAGATAAATCAGGCGAAGTTGCAAACGCTTCACCGGAGGAAATCTACAAGCAGAACTGTATTTCCTGCCATGGTGAGAATTACGAAGGCGGAGCAGGACCGGCTCTTAAAGGAGTAGGGGACAAGCTCGGTGTTGACGGAATTAAAGACACGATTAAAAACGGCCGCGGAGCAATGCCTGCAGGACTTGTACCTGATGAAAAGCTTGACGAAATGGCCAAATGGGTATCAGAAATCAAATAG
- the recO gene encoding DNA repair protein RecO, protein MLQKCEGIVIRTNDYGETNKIVTLYTRELGKVGVMARGAKKPNSRLTASTQLFTYGYFLFQKSTGLGGLQQGETIASMRGIREDIFLTAYASYMAELLDKSTEQNDPNPFLFELFSQSLKLLNEGVDPDVLQHILEMKMLNVLGLYPQLDSCVNCGSRDGTFHFSIRENGFLCHRCFEMDPYRLKISQGTAKLLRLFYYFDLERLGQVSLKSETKAELKMVIDTYYSEYSGLFLKSKRFLDQMDALRGKLSD, encoded by the coding sequence TTGCTTCAAAAATGCGAAGGCATTGTGATACGGACAAATGATTACGGTGAAACAAACAAGATTGTGACACTCTATACCCGTGAGCTTGGAAAAGTGGGCGTTATGGCGAGAGGTGCTAAAAAACCGAACAGCCGCCTGACTGCTTCTACACAGTTATTCACTTACGGGTATTTTTTATTTCAAAAATCAACAGGTCTCGGCGGTCTTCAGCAGGGAGAAACGATTGCATCAATGAGAGGCATAAGGGAAGATATTTTTCTGACGGCATATGCGTCCTATATGGCGGAGCTGCTTGATAAAAGCACGGAACAAAATGACCCTAATCCCTTTCTTTTTGAGCTCTTCAGCCAGTCTCTCAAGCTTTTAAATGAAGGAGTGGACCCGGACGTTCTGCAGCACATTCTTGAGATGAAAATGCTGAATGTTCTTGGTCTTTATCCTCAGCTTGACTCTTGCGTCAACTGCGGAAGCAGGGATGGGACGTTTCATTTTTCCATTCGTGAAAACGGCTTTTTGTGCCATCGCTGCTTTGAAATGGATCCTTACAGACTCAAGATCTCGCAGGGAACTGCCAAGCTGCTGAGGCTGTTTTATTATTTTGATCTGGAAAGGCTTGGACAGGTGTCTTTAAAATCCGAAACGAAGGCTGAGCTGAAAATGGTCATCGATACATACTACAGTGAGTACTCAGGCCTTTTTCTTAAATCCAAGCGCTTTCTTGATCAGATGGACGCGCTGCGGGGCAAGCTTTCGGATTAA
- the rpoD gene encoding RNA polymerase sigma factor RpoD, giving the protein MADKQTHDSELTLEQAKDQLTEIGKKRGVLTYEEIAERMSGFEIESDQMDEYYEFLGEQGVELVGDNESTEDPNIQQLAKEEEFDLNDLSVPPGVKINDPVRMYLKEIGRVDLLTADEEIKLANRIEEGDEEAKRRLAEANLRLVVSIAKRYVGRGMLFLDLIQEGNMGLMKAVEKFDYRKGFKFSTYATWWIRQAITRAIADQARTIRIPVHMVETINKLIRVQRQLLQDLGREPSPEEIAEDMDLTPDKVREILKIAQEPVSLETPIGEEDDSHLGDFIEDQDATSPSEHAAYELLKEQLEDVLDTLTDREENVLRLRFGLDDGRTRTLEEVGKVFGVTRERIRQIEAKALRKLRHPSRSKRLKDFLE; this is encoded by the coding sequence ATGGCTGATAAACAAACCCATGATTCTGAATTGACATTGGAACAGGCTAAGGACCAATTAACTGAAATCGGAAAAAAACGTGGAGTTTTAACATACGAAGAGATTGCTGAACGCATGTCAGGCTTCGAAATTGAATCAGACCAAATGGATGAGTATTATGAGTTCCTGGGTGAACAGGGTGTTGAACTGGTGGGAGATAACGAATCAACAGAAGACCCGAACATTCAGCAGCTTGCAAAGGAAGAAGAGTTTGACCTGAATGACCTGAGTGTGCCGCCTGGCGTTAAAATAAATGACCCTGTCCGCATGTACCTTAAAGAAATCGGACGAGTTGACCTTTTGACTGCAGACGAAGAGATTAAGCTTGCAAACCGGATAGAAGAAGGAGACGAAGAAGCGAAAAGAAGACTCGCTGAAGCAAACCTCCGACTTGTAGTCAGTATTGCCAAACGGTATGTAGGCCGCGGAATGCTGTTTCTTGATCTGATTCAGGAAGGCAACATGGGACTTATGAAGGCGGTAGAGAAATTCGATTACCGCAAAGGCTTTAAATTCAGTACCTATGCTACATGGTGGATTCGCCAGGCCATTACACGCGCCATTGCCGACCAGGCAAGAACGATCCGTATTCCTGTTCATATGGTTGAAACGATTAACAAGCTGATCCGGGTTCAGCGCCAGCTGCTTCAGGATTTAGGCCGCGAGCCTTCACCGGAGGAAATTGCGGAAGATATGGATCTGACACCGGATAAGGTCAGAGAAATCCTTAAAATTGCCCAGGAGCCCGTTTCTCTTGAAACTCCAATCGGGGAAGAGGATGACTCACATCTTGGTGACTTTATAGAAGATCAGGATGCCACTTCTCCATCGGAGCATGCTGCATACGAACTTCTGAAAGAACAGCTTGAAGATGTGCTTGATACTCTTACTGACCGGGAAGAAAACGTGCTTCGTCTCCGCTTTGGACTTGACGACGGACGCACCCGCACTCTTGAAGAGGTCGGAAAAGTTTTCGGTGTGACAAGAGAACGTATCCGTCAGATTGAAGCAAAAGCGCTTCGCAAGCTTCGCCATCCAAGCAGAAGCAAACGATTGAAAGATTTTCTGGAATAG
- a CDS encoding acyl-CoA dehydrogenase family protein yields the protein MNFELSQEQRMIQKTIREFSEEVVEPGAYERDKTKQFPAEIFKQLGDMGILGLPFSEEYGGSGADTTSFAIVTEELSKACGSTGITYSAHISLGGAPISMFGTEEQKQTYLSKICSGESLGAFGLTEPNAGSDAGGTLTEAVEKDGKYTINGNKCYITNASYAKFLSLTAITGRNEGKKEISAIIVPTDAPGFKVIDNYEKMGLNASNTTELILEDVEVPSENLLGKKGNGFRQFLMTLDGGRIGIAAMAVGIAQAAFEKALAYSKERRQFGKTLSEFQAIQFKLADMAMKIDLARTAVYKAAWLKDQGKPFTKEASYCKLFASEMCTEVSNQAIQIHGGYGYMKEYQVERYLRDAKLLEIGEGTSEVQRMVIARQIGC from the coding sequence ATGAATTTTGAATTATCACAAGAGCAGCGCATGATTCAAAAAACCATCAGGGAATTCTCAGAAGAAGTTGTGGAACCGGGAGCATATGAACGGGACAAAACAAAACAGTTTCCGGCCGAAATTTTTAAACAGCTCGGGGATATGGGCATTCTTGGCCTGCCATTTTCTGAGGAATACGGCGGAAGTGGAGCAGATACAACCAGTTTTGCAATCGTAACGGAAGAATTAAGCAAAGCTTGCGGTTCGACAGGCATTACATATTCCGCCCATATTTCTTTAGGAGGGGCGCCAATCAGCATGTTTGGAACAGAAGAGCAGAAGCAAACGTATCTTTCAAAGATTTGCTCGGGGGAGTCTCTCGGAGCTTTCGGACTTACTGAGCCTAACGCAGGCTCTGATGCAGGAGGAACCCTGACTGAAGCAGTTGAAAAGGACGGCAAGTATACGATAAACGGAAACAAATGCTACATTACAAATGCATCTTACGCCAAATTTCTTTCATTAACAGCCATTACTGGGCGGAATGAAGGAAAAAAAGAAATCAGTGCCATTATTGTACCTACCGATGCACCGGGCTTCAAGGTCATTGATAATTATGAAAAAATGGGGCTGAACGCATCCAACACGACAGAACTGATTTTAGAAGATGTCGAGGTTCCGTCTGAAAATCTCCTTGGAAAGAAAGGGAACGGCTTCAGACAATTTCTGATGACTCTTGACGGAGGAAGAATCGGGATTGCTGCAATGGCTGTCGGAATTGCCCAGGCGGCATTTGAAAAGGCGCTTGCTTACTCAAAGGAGCGCAGGCAATTCGGCAAAACGCTAAGCGAGTTTCAGGCGATACAGTTCAAGCTTGCTGACATGGCCATGAAAATCGACCTTGCGCGTACAGCGGTTTACAAAGCGGCCTGGCTCAAGGATCAGGGAAAGCCATTTACTAAAGAAGCGTCCTACTGCAAGCTGTTCGCATCTGAAATGTGCACAGAGGTATCCAACCAGGCTATCCAAATTCATGGCGGATACGGCTATATGAAAGAATACCAGGTGGAGCGCTATCTGAGGGATGCAAAGCTTCTTGAGATTGGTGAAGGCACGAGTGAAGTTCAAAGAATGGTTATTGCGAGACAGATTGGGTGCTGA
- a CDS encoding helix-turn-helix transcriptional regulator — protein sequence MSTIELNKRQEHILQIVKASGPITGEHIADQLNLTRATLRPDLAILTMAGYLEARPRVGYFYTGKTGAGMLSDKLKKLQVKDFQSIPVVVNENVSVYDAIVTMFLEDVGTLFVVDQGSILVGVLSRKDLLRASIGKQELASIPVNIIMTRMPNITMCSREDNIVDVAKYLIHKQIDAIPVIKETDKGFEVTGRITKTNMTKILVGLAENEII from the coding sequence GTGAGTACAATCGAATTAAATAAAAGACAGGAACATATTCTGCAGATTGTAAAAGCAAGCGGGCCGATTACCGGCGAACACATTGCAGACCAGCTGAATTTAACGAGGGCAACACTGCGGCCTGACCTTGCCATCCTGACGATGGCCGGATACCTGGAAGCGAGGCCGAGAGTCGGCTATTTCTACACAGGCAAGACCGGAGCCGGCATGCTGTCTGATAAACTGAAAAAACTTCAGGTGAAGGATTTTCAGTCCATACCTGTCGTTGTAAATGAAAATGTGTCTGTTTACGATGCCATTGTGACCATGTTCCTTGAAGATGTGGGGACGCTCTTTGTAGTCGACCAAGGGTCCATCCTTGTCGGTGTGCTGTCAAGGAAAGATCTCCTCAGGGCAAGCATTGGAAAGCAGGAGCTTGCATCGATACCGGTCAATATTATTATGACAAGAATGCCGAACATCACGATGTGCAGCAGAGAGGACAACATCGTGGATGTAGCGAAATATTTAATTCATAAACAAATTGATGCCATTCCAGTTATTAAAGAAACAGATAAAGGGTTCGAAGTAACAGGCAGAATTACAAAAACAAATATGACAAAGATATTGGTCGGACTAGCGGAGAATGAAATCATCTAA
- the glyQ gene encoding glycine--tRNA ligase subunit alpha: MNIQDMILTLQKHWSDHGCVLMQAYDTEKGAGTMSPYTFLKAVGPEPWKVAYVEPSRRPADGRYGENPNRLYQHHQFQVIIKPSPDNIQEWYLDSLKALGIDPLKHDIRFVEDNWENPSLGCAGLGWEVWLDGMEITQFTYFQQVGGLECKPVSVEITYGIERLASYIQDKENVFDLEWTEGYTVRDIFLMPEYEHSKYTFETSDADMLFNLFSIYEKEAHRQMDEGLVHPAYDYVLKCSHTFNLLDARGAISVTERTGYIGRVRNLARKVAKTFYNEREKLGFPMLKQEEAETND, translated from the coding sequence ATGAATATTCAAGACATGATTTTGACATTGCAAAAACACTGGTCTGATCACGGCTGTGTATTAATGCAGGCGTATGACACAGAAAAAGGGGCTGGTACAATGAGCCCGTATACGTTCCTGAAAGCTGTAGGTCCGGAGCCTTGGAAGGTAGCCTATGTTGAGCCTTCCCGCCGCCCGGCAGACGGCCGTTACGGCGAGAATCCGAACAGACTGTATCAGCATCATCAGTTTCAGGTTATTATTAAGCCTTCTCCCGACAATATTCAGGAGTGGTATCTCGATTCTCTTAAAGCGCTTGGCATTGACCCACTGAAGCATGATATCCGTTTTGTAGAGGATAACTGGGAAAACCCTTCACTGGGATGCGCGGGACTCGGGTGGGAAGTGTGGCTTGACGGCATGGAAATTACGCAGTTCACCTACTTCCAGCAAGTAGGGGGACTCGAATGCAAACCTGTTTCTGTTGAAATTACTTACGGTATTGAACGTCTCGCATCCTACATTCAGGATAAAGAAAATGTGTTCGATCTGGAATGGACAGAAGGATACACTGTGCGTGACATCTTCCTGATGCCTGAATACGAACATTCTAAATATACGTTTGAAACATCTGATGCAGATATGCTCTTTAACCTGTTTTCCATTTATGAAAAAGAGGCCCACCGCCAGATGGATGAAGGACTTGTGCACCCTGCTTACGATTATGTTTTAAAATGTTCCCATACGTTCAATCTGCTTGATGCAAGAGGGGCCATTTCCGTAACAGAAAGAACGGGATATATCGGCCGCGTCCGAAACCTTGCCAGAAAAGTAGCCAAAACATTTTATAATGAACGGGAGAAGCTTGGATTTCCAATGCTGAAACAAGAGGAGGCTGAAACAAATGACTAA
- the glyS gene encoding glycine--tRNA ligase subunit beta, whose protein sequence is MTKQDLLLELGLEELPARFVTDAMNQLSRKVENWLKEKNISFGDVHVYSTPRRLAVRIEDVAEKQKDIEEEAKGPAKKIALDSEGNWSKAAAGFSRGQGASPEDIYFKEIGGIEYAHVHKFIKGKETVQLLSELRDIITSLTFPKNMRWGSQDLRFARPIKWMIALFGSEVIPFEITGVKTGNETRGHRFLGQDQTVQSGSDYEETLLSQYVIASPVKRKEAILTQLHHIEEENGWEIPIDKDLLEEVTNLVEYPTALFGKFEEEYLSLPEEVLITTMKEHQRYFPVKNKEGKLLPYFVTVRNGDHNHIENVARGNEKVLRARLSDAAFFYNEDQKLVIANNVKKLDKIIFHEELGSTGDKVRRVTALSEKLADRFASEAEKKHAVRAAEICKFDLVTHMVYEFPELQGIIGEKYARAFGEAEEVAVAINEHYMPRHADDAAPSTTAGAIVALADKLDTIAGFFSIGVIPTGSQDPYALRRQASGIVHILLAKQWKVTLDELFEAALAPFEGSDKAKVMADLRSFFKMRIKHVLDEKKIRYDIVDAVLGSEQLELTAVLSKAEVLAAAAGETGFKEEMEAFARVQNISKKGTGDTVDPSLFKNQEEKDLYSKYTEAAEAYAAHEARGEYKEAFKALRSLQPAIEKYFSETMVMADDAALKTNRLAQMKKLAALIESFADMNAVIVK, encoded by the coding sequence ATGACTAAACAGGATCTGCTGCTTGAACTTGGACTTGAGGAGCTTCCGGCAAGATTTGTAACAGATGCGATGAATCAGCTTTCTAGGAAAGTTGAAAACTGGCTGAAAGAGAAAAACATTTCATTTGGAGATGTACATGTTTACTCAACTCCGAGAAGGCTTGCCGTTCGGATTGAGGATGTGGCGGAAAAGCAGAAAGATATTGAAGAAGAAGCTAAAGGACCGGCTAAGAAAATTGCGCTTGATTCAGAAGGAAACTGGTCCAAAGCGGCTGCCGGCTTTTCAAGAGGCCAGGGAGCGTCTCCCGAGGATATTTATTTTAAAGAAATCGGCGGCATTGAATATGCCCATGTCCATAAATTTATTAAGGGAAAAGAAACAGTACAGCTTTTGTCAGAGCTTAGAGACATCATCACAAGCCTGACATTCCCTAAGAATATGCGCTGGGGATCCCAGGATCTCAGATTTGCACGTCCGATCAAATGGATGATTGCGCTTTTTGGCAGCGAAGTCATTCCGTTTGAAATCACCGGTGTGAAAACAGGCAATGAAACAAGAGGACACCGCTTCCTGGGGCAGGATCAGACCGTGCAATCAGGATCTGATTATGAAGAAACCCTGCTTTCACAATACGTTATCGCTTCCCCGGTAAAACGGAAAGAAGCGATCCTGACTCAGCTTCATCATATTGAAGAAGAAAACGGGTGGGAGATTCCGATTGATAAGGATCTGCTTGAAGAAGTAACAAATCTTGTGGAGTATCCGACGGCTCTCTTCGGCAAATTTGAAGAAGAGTATTTGTCTCTTCCTGAAGAAGTTCTGATTACAACGATGAAAGAACATCAGAGATATTTCCCTGTGAAAAACAAAGAAGGAAAGCTGCTTCCATACTTTGTGACTGTCAGAAACGGTGATCACAACCATATTGAAAATGTAGCAAGAGGAAACGAAAAAGTGCTGCGTGCACGCCTTTCTGATGCTGCGTTCTTCTACAATGAAGATCAAAAGCTTGTGATTGCAAATAATGTAAAGAAACTCGATAAAATCATTTTCCACGAAGAACTTGGTTCCACAGGCGATAAAGTGAGAAGAGTAACGGCATTGTCTGAAAAACTGGCAGACCGTTTTGCGTCAGAAGCAGAGAAAAAACATGCTGTGCGTGCAGCTGAAATCTGCAAATTCGATCTGGTCACTCATATGGTCTATGAATTCCCTGAGCTGCAGGGAATCATAGGAGAAAAATATGCAAGAGCATTCGGAGAAGCAGAAGAAGTGGCAGTGGCCATTAATGAGCACTATATGCCTCGTCATGCAGATGATGCAGCACCTTCAACCACCGCTGGTGCGATTGTTGCTCTAGCGGATAAACTGGATACGATTGCGGGCTTCTTCTCGATCGGCGTCATTCCGACAGGATCGCAGGATCCATATGCACTCAGACGTCAGGCGAGCGGTATTGTTCATATTCTTCTTGCTAAGCAGTGGAAGGTGACGCTTGATGAATTGTTCGAAGCTGCGCTTGCGCCGTTTGAAGGTTCGGATAAAGCAAAAGTGATGGCAGATTTGCGTTCATTCTTTAAAATGCGCATCAAGCATGTTCTTGATGAAAAGAAAATCAGATACGATATCGTCGATGCGGTTCTTGGTTCTGAACAGCTTGAACTTACGGCTGTCCTTTCCAAAGCGGAAGTTCTGGCCGCCGCTGCAGGTGAAACAGGATTTAAAGAAGAAATGGAAGCTTTTGCGCGCGTTCAGAATATCTCCAAAAAAGGAACGGGTGACACTGTAGATCCTTCTTTGTTCAAGAATCAGGAAGAAAAAGATCTTTACAGCAAGTACACAGAAGCAGCGGAAGCATACGCTGCACACGAAGCCCGCGGCGAGTATAAAGAAGCATTTAAAGCTCTTCGCTCCCTTCAGCCTGCCATTGAGAAATATTTCAGCGAAACCATGGTTATGGCAGATGATGCAGCACTGAAAACAAATCGCCTTGCCCAGATGAAAAAGCTTGCAGCGCTCATTGAATCCTTTGCGGACATGAACGCTGTCATTGTAAAATAG